In Alteromonas sp. RKMC-009, the genomic stretch ATTGGGGACCGAGAGCTTCTGACGCAGTCTGAAATGCCACAACGGTGTGGTTTTTAAGATCTTCCACCCGCTCAATAGACAAATTACGGTTCTTCAGTGTCACCACAACATTCTGGTATACAACATACACGTCACTGAACCAGGCTTCGGGAATGTCGTTCCGGCGGCTCACTGAAAGGGCCACATCCACATCACGCTCTTTGACGAGTCTGACTGAGCGGCCCATGGGCACATACATCATGTTGGGTTCGTAACCGGCATTTTGAAGAACAGATTTAACCAGCTCGATCTCAAAACCGGTATCACCCTGTGCGATCACATAGGGTGGCTTGTCCCAGCCGGAAACCACATCCACACTGCGCACCACAGCGCCGGATGCCGGAGCGGCCAGAAAAGCTAACATTACCAGTTTGGCCAACAGTCTCATTGGTTTTCCTGTCTCAATACCTCTTATAAAAGTAGCACCTGCCAGTGAGAAACGAAATCAGACATAAGGATACTTCTTATCGGGGTATTCAAAATTCGGCTTAAATGGTGCTGCGGGGTGCGTTTTGCAGGCAGTAACTGATAAAATATCTGCTGATTAACGTTTTCCCTTGAAAGAGTACCCATGTCCTGGATCCAGTTACGAATCGATTCTGACTCTGAACACGCAGAGCAAATTGGCAATATGTTGAGTGCCAATGGCGCGCAGGCTGTTACATTTGTTGATGCCAAAGACACGCCTATGTACGAACCCAAGCCCGGCGAGACCATGCTGTGGCCGGATACGCAGGTAGTCGGGTTATTCAGTGCAGCCGACGACATGAAAGCGGTGATTCAGAGACTTGAACAATCGAAGGTGCTGGGAAAAGGCTTTAAACATAAACTTGATCAGTTAGAAGATAAAGACTGGGAACGGGAGTGGATGGATAACTTTCACCCCATGCAGTTCGGTAAGCGTTTGTGGATTTGTCCCAGCTGGCGCGATGTGCCGGACCCTGATGCGGTAAACGTTATGCTCGACCCGGGTCTGGCTTTCGGTACCGGCACGCACCCTACCACAGCACTCTGTCTGCGTTGGCTCGACAGCCTCGACCTGGAAGGCAAAACCGTGGTCGATTTCGGTTGTGGTTCAGGTATTCTGGCGCTGGCGGCACTGAAACTGGGAGCAAAAGAAGTGATCGGTATTGATATCGACCCTCAGGCCCTGCAGGCATCCATGGAAAATGCCCGCCGCAACGGTGTGGAAGACCGCTTAAGTGTGTATCTGCCTGAAGATCAACCCCAACTGGAAGCCGATGTGGTCATGGCCAATATTCTCAGCGGGCCCCTCATTGAACTGCAATCCGTTATCACTGCCTACTGCAAAACCGGTGGAAAGCTCGTTTTATCAGGCATTCTGGAAGAGCAGGTGGAAAAAATTGAAGCGGCTTACCAGGTCAGTTTTTCCCTGGAACCCAGTGCTGTAGAAGGCGACTGGGCAAGAGTCAGCGGCATAAGAACCCACTGAATCTATTCATAAAACTGTCAGAAATCTGTCAAATACACCGGCCGTGGCCTTTTTCAACGAAAGGCTAACGGGCTATTTCACACGCAAAACTCGCCAGCACTGTCAATAGCCCGGCTTGAAATTTTGTGTGATTTTTAGCCTTTTCAAGGCTTGCGAAAACACGTAAACTTAGCGCCCCGTTTTGGCCTGGTGTATAAATTCTGCGCAACAGTTGGCTGTAAAGTATGCGAATCGGACCTCACACACTCCAGAACAATTTGATGCTCGCGCCTATGGCTGGCGTGACAGACAGGCCCTTCCGGCAGATGTGCAGGAGAATGGGGGCAGGGTTAGTTGTATCTGAAATGTTGTCCAGCAACCCCAAGGTCTGGAAAACCGCAAAATCCATGCATCGTATGGATCATACCGGTGAAGACGGGATCCGCTCGGTACAGATTGCCGGCGCAGATCCTGACCTGATGGCGCAGGCGGCACAATTTAACGTTGAGAACGGTGCGCAAATCATCGATATCAACATGGGTTGTCCGGCCAAAAAGGTGAATAAGAAATTAGCTGGTTCAGCGCTCTTGCAGTACCCGGAGCTTGTAGAAAGCATTGTCCGGGCAGTGGTAGACGCTGTTGACGTACCAGTCACTCTGAAAATCCGTACAGGGTGGGACACAGATAACCGCAACGGGGCAGACATTGCCCGGATTGCGGAGCAGAACGGCATACAATCGCTGGCAGTTCACGGCAGAACGCGGGCTTGTATGTACCGGGGAAATGCAGAATACGACACCATTCGTGCCATTAAACAGGCGGTGTCTATTCCTGTAATCGCAAATGGCGATATTACTTCTCCGGAAAAAGCACGTTTCGTACTTGAGTATACCGGTGCTGACGGCGTAATGATTGGGCGCGGTGCGCAAGGTAATCCGTGGATTTTTAAACAAATCCAACATTACCTGCAAACAGGTGAAAACTTGCCGCCTCCTTCGTT encodes the following:
- the prmA gene encoding 50S ribosomal protein L11 methyltransferase; translated protein: MSWIQLRIDSDSEHAEQIGNMLSANGAQAVTFVDAKDTPMYEPKPGETMLWPDTQVVGLFSAADDMKAVIQRLEQSKVLGKGFKHKLDQLEDKDWEREWMDNFHPMQFGKRLWICPSWRDVPDPDAVNVMLDPGLAFGTGTHPTTALCLRWLDSLDLEGKTVVDFGCGSGILALAALKLGAKEVIGIDIDPQALQASMENARRNGVEDRLSVYLPEDQPQLEADVVMANILSGPLIELQSVITAYCKTGGKLVLSGILEEQVEKIEAAYQVSFSLEPSAVEGDWARVSGIRTH
- a CDS encoding substrate-binding periplasmic protein; protein product: MRLLAKLVMLAFLAAPASGAVVRSVDVVSGWDKPPYVIAQGDTGFEIELVKSVLQNAGYEPNMMYVPMGRSVRLVKERDVDVALSVSRRNDIPEAWFSDVYVVYQNVVVTLKNRNLSIERVEDLKNHTVVAFQTASEALGPQFSQAVAKHKGYLEMADQHRQVSMLLLGSVDAIVLDRNIFEAIRSKHPKGQDVEVTVHELFDVSPYHAVIPNKQLRDKFNLELAKFRESGDYQALANEFSLINLLDSYIQYPFLTHLEHTSDY
- the dusB gene encoding tRNA dihydrouridine synthase DusB, encoding MRIGPHTLQNNLMLAPMAGVTDRPFRQMCRRMGAGLVVSEMLSSNPKVWKTAKSMHRMDHTGEDGIRSVQIAGADPDLMAQAAQFNVENGAQIIDINMGCPAKKVNKKLAGSALLQYPELVESIVRAVVDAVDVPVTLKIRTGWDTDNRNGADIARIAEQNGIQSLAVHGRTRACMYRGNAEYDTIRAIKQAVSIPVIANGDITSPEKARFVLEYTGADGVMIGRGAQGNPWIFKQIQHYLQTGENLPPPSLSEQQAVLHEHVVNVHDFYGGIMGVRIARKHVGWYLAEHDTENQFRRTFNGLEEADAQLNALDAYFQSLQTRDKRQISPAA